From Lolium perenne isolate Kyuss_39 chromosome 5, Kyuss_2.0, whole genome shotgun sequence, a single genomic window includes:
- the LOC127304751 gene encoding uncharacterized protein: MVSNNKDKGPLKENIQDPELKEEDAREDEEEVEEAPQEHQRATVAREMKSEDEGWGNNSKSWNSPPDMIMSRVEHNSEMIRNLTYEIEDLKELCAAHRRERLAGYSFRDAINLLSSQSPPTQRAEQTSSDKGHAPGSVLTLVLGGAAASTVVQRYRIRSVLYVPGIQHPFPCFFIWDLRSVRYSCIVGVDVIMVDTWEDQGQHRHAFLHAAMEGDLDLLTGMAAELGKGAGECDRGALHLAAANGRTEVCCFLVQDLGFPVDARSPCGDTPLLLAATFGHTSTAAYLLERGADPRAPDSTGETPLHWAAYNGDRGLAMLLLHRGADTGAATPRGTALQVAATRAHPDIIAILLRHGADPNKVANLYFTPLASSLVGGSLECMKLLIQAGADVNAGGFSGTTPLFSACSRRGTLPFVKCLLEAGADPNTLDELGRLPIEVAAAHAETEVVQVLLPVTRRHPMILDWSIHGIVRYVDSVAYKERVIQASCSRKDELKELGYTAVKRKDYDEAILLYSRAMKFDWTDTDATLYSDRSVCWLRIGVGDQALADAQTCTRMQPNWAKSYYRQGMAFRLLQDHASASAALVKALKLDPENAGIKEALWAVSGRQRAS; the protein is encoded by the exons atggtctccaacaacaaggacaagggacCTTTGAAGGAAAATATTCAAGACCCGGAACTGAAGGAAGAAGACGCAAGAGAGGATgaggaagaagtggaggaagctcCGCAGGAACACCAGCGAGCCACCGTTGCAA GAGAGATGAAGTCTGAAGATGAAGgatggggaaacaactctaagagttggaaTTCACCACCTGACATGATTATGAGCCGCGTTGAGCACaactcggagatgattcgcaacctcacctaTGAGATTGAAGATTTAAAGGAGCTG TGCGCAGCGCACCGCCGAGAGCGGCTAGCCGGCTACAGTTTCCGAGACGCCATTAACCTCCTCTCCTCTCAATCTCCGCCTACGCAGAGAGCAGAACAAACGAGCTCTGACAAAGGACATGCGCCCGGCAGCGTGCTCACCCTCGTCCTCGGCGGCGCCGCTGCCTCCACGGTCGTGCAGCGCTACCGCATCAGGTCTGTTCTGTATGTGCCAGGGATTCAACATCCGTTTCCTTGTTTTTTTATCTGGGATTTGCGTTCTGTGAGATACTCCTGTATTGTAGGCGTCGATGTCATCATGGTGGACACGTGGGAAGACCAGGGGCAGCACCGCCACGCGTTCCTACACGCCGCCATGGAGGGCGACCTCGACCTCCTTACCG GGATGGCGGCAGAGCTGGGCAAGGGCGCTGGCGAATGTGACCGcggggcgctgcacctggcggcggCGAACGGCAGGACGGAGGTCTGCTGCTTCCTGGTCCAGGACCTCGGCTTCCCCGTCGACGCCCGCTCCCCTTGCGGCGACACGCCGCTGCTCCTGGCGGCAACGTTCGGCCACACCTCGACGGCGGCCTACCTCCTGGAGCGCGGCGCCGACCCCCGTGCGCCGGACTCCACCGGCGAGACCCCGCTCCACTGGGCCGCCTATAACG GGGATCGCGGGCTGGCGATGCTGCTCCTGCACAGAGGCGCCGACACGGGCGCGGCAACACCCCGGGGCACGGCGCTGCAGGTCGCCGCAACACGGGCGCAcccggacatcatcgccatcctgCTGCGCCACGGCGCCGAT CCAAATAAggttgcaaatctctacttcacacCGTTGGCTTCCTCCCTCGTCGGTGGATCGTTAGAATGCATGAAGCTACTCATACAG GCTGGGGCTGATGTTAACGCTGGTGGATTCAGCGGAACAACCCCTTTGTTCTCAGCGTGCAGCCGGCGTGGCACTCTCCCATTTGTCAAGTGCTTGCTGGAGGCTGGAGCAGATCCGAACACTCTTGATGAA CTTGGTAGGTTACCGATAGAAGTTGCCGCAGCCCATGCTGAAACGGAAGTCGTTCAAGTTCTGCTTCCTGTGACTCGACGCCATCCAATGATCCTTGACTGGAGTATTCACGGCATAGTGAGATATGTAGATTCAGTGGCCTACAAGGAGAGG GTGATACAAGCCTCTTGTAGCAGGAAAGATGAACTGAAAGAGCTCGGGTACACGGCGGTCAAAAGGAAGGACTATGATGAGGCCATACTTTTGTACAGCAGG GCAATGAAGTTCGATTGGACCGACACCGACGCCACCTTATATTCAGACAGGAGCGTATGTTGGCTGCGCATCGGTGTTGGCGACCAGGCTCTCGCAGACGCCCAGACCTGCACCAGGATGCAGCCTAACTGGGCGAAAAGCTACTACCGTCAGGGAATGGCCTTCCGCCTGCTTCAG GATCACGCCAGCGCTTCTGCCGCCCTTGTCAAGGCCTTGAAGCTGGATCCGGAGAACGCAGGCATCAAAGAAGCTCTCTG GGCTGTTTCCGGGAGGCAAAGGGCTTCCTAG